A genomic region of Pseudomonas frederiksbergensis contains the following coding sequences:
- a CDS encoding 2-hydroxyacid dehydrogenase, protein MKKTVLAFSRVSPEMVESLRHDFDVIVPNPKQGDINAQFNDALPHAHGLIGVGRKLGRAQLENASKLEVVSSVSVGYDNYDLNYFNERGIMLTNTPDVLTESTADLAFALLMSSARRVAELDAWTKAGQWQATVGAPLFGCDVHGKTLGIVGMGNIGAAIARRGRLGFNMPILYSGNSRKANLEQELGAQFRSLDQLLAEADFVCLVVPLSDKTRHLISHRELALMKSSAILVNISRGPVVDEPALIEALQNQRIRGAGLDVYEKEPLAESPLFQLKNAVTLPHIGSATHETREAMAHRALANLHSALLGERPQDLVNPQVWKG, encoded by the coding sequence GGGTGACATCAATGCACAGTTCAACGACGCCCTGCCCCACGCTCACGGCTTGATCGGCGTCGGTCGCAAGCTCGGTCGGGCCCAGTTGGAGAACGCCAGCAAACTCGAAGTGGTGTCCAGTGTCTCGGTCGGCTACGACAACTATGACCTGAACTACTTCAACGAACGCGGGATCATGCTCACCAACACCCCGGACGTGCTGACCGAAAGCACCGCCGACCTGGCCTTTGCCTTGCTGATGAGCAGCGCCCGGCGTGTCGCCGAGCTGGACGCCTGGACCAAGGCCGGGCAATGGCAGGCCACTGTCGGCGCGCCGCTGTTTGGTTGCGACGTGCATGGCAAAACCCTGGGCATCGTCGGCATGGGCAACATCGGCGCGGCCATTGCCCGTCGCGGTCGTCTGGGCTTCAACATGCCGATTCTGTACAGCGGCAACAGCCGCAAGGCCAACCTTGAACAGGAACTCGGCGCGCAGTTTCGCAGCCTTGATCAATTGCTGGCCGAAGCCGATTTCGTCTGCCTGGTGGTGCCGCTCAGCGACAAGACCCGGCACCTGATCAGCCACCGCGAACTGGCGCTGATGAAGTCGAGTGCGATTCTGGTGAATATTTCCCGTGGCCCGGTGGTCGATGAACCGGCGCTGATCGAGGCCTTGCAGAACCAGCGGATCCGCGGTGCGGGGCTGGATGTCTACGAGAAGGAACCACTGGCCGAGTCGCCGCTGTTCCAGTTGAAGAACGCCGTGACCTTGCCGCACATCGGTTCGGCCACTCACGAAACCCGAGAAGCCATGGCCCATCGCGCCTTGGCCAACTTGCACAGCGCCCTGCTGGGCGAGCGGCCGCAGGATCTGGTTAATCCGCAGGTATGGAAAGGCTGA
- a CDS encoding DUF2165 family protein — protein sequence MTHFTTACVIRRSKLGMVLMAGIFGLLIVFSNLTDYSSNYEFVGHILSMDTTRPNNELRYRAITSPMLHHRIYWMIITFEITYTVCCLLGAYQLYKKLHAPRKEFHEAKKYAIVGLMIGIFVYYFCLQVVGNEWFDMDTSKEWNAMTWTRNVIDYMMTALIFLALKIDH from the coding sequence ATGACTCATTTCACCACGGCCTGCGTGATAAGGCGCAGCAAGCTTGGCATGGTTTTAATGGCCGGCATATTTGGCCTGCTGATTGTATTCAGCAACTTGACCGATTACTCGTCCAACTACGAATTCGTCGGACACATACTCAGCATGGACACGACCCGCCCCAACAACGAACTGCGCTATCGAGCTATCACTTCACCCATGCTGCACCATCGCATCTATTGGATGATTATCACGTTTGAAATAACTTATACCGTCTGTTGTTTATTGGGCGCTTACCAGCTTTACAAAAAACTGCATGCCCCCCGCAAAGAGTTTCACGAAGCCAAAAAATACGCCATTGTCGGTTTGATGATCGGTATATTCGTTTACTACTTTTGCTTGCAAGTTGTCGGTAATGAATGGTTCGACATGGACACCTCCAAGGAGTGGAATGCCATGACCTGGACCCGAAACGTTATCGACTACATGATGACGGCGCTGATCTTCCTGGCACTCAAGATCGACCATTGA